DNA from Plutella xylostella chromosome 19, ilPluXylo3.1, whole genome shotgun sequence:
CGTCATCATCGCCAACAACCTGCGCGGCTGCGGACTGTACTAGACCGGTCCGAGCGACCGGCTGCTGACTGTACTAGGCCGCCGGTCCACCGTCAGACGCCCCGTAAGGCGGCGCCGCTCAATCCGGCTGCCTAAGGCCGTGTGCAGAAAGAAAACTGTGTTCATACTTTGCCGCAACCAGCGCGGGAAATATCTAAAGTAAAGTAAGCGCTTGTAAATTTCCAGTGTTCTTTCTGTGTGTGGCCTGACCGACCGCTTTCACAGGTACACCGTTACGcgtattatatatatttttatgggaAATGTTAGCTTACTAGCGACGCGACGCCTCGCGACCTCCCGTCACCAGCACCAACTGTCACTTGTAGCCGTTTTAACCCTGTATTTAACTGTTTCTTAGTGCTCATTTAGTTTGAGTTGACAGTACAGTAGCTAAGTTAGGAAAATGTTGTGACAACGGATCAATCAGCTCGGTCGAGTCAGTTCAATTCTAAAGTTTGGTGCTACATTTGAATAATACTGTTTGGTTTCTGTTAGTCAATGGTTGGTGTTGTCGTGACTGGGACGGGTGTAGTCGTGTGTGGGAAGTGTTGTTTCCAATAGGAGCGTCGTATCAGTGTTTGTGTAAAGATTCCCCCACACGCGGCGAGCGGGAGCGAGAGGCCATCTGCTTATATACTCACACTCTTACGGACCAATCAGAAGGAACCAATAGTGTACAGAGAACAGTGGGATGTCTCAACAGTCTCGGGCCTACTTTGATACAAACATCATTccattattaagtattatcaATCGCtgagaaattatttttttataaacttttcaaTGAACAAATCAAActacttttttaattatgttttcagTTGTTTTGAGTAGAGTGTGACGGTAGAGCTCCTGTAGTAACGTTTGTATTCTTTAATTAAGTGTCATATTATGCACAAGTTATTTATTCCTATGTAAGGTCATTATTACGCCATATTCAATCTATTTTGTGTTCATATCTTTTGCTATATCGATTTACAGTTAACCATAAGATGTAGCTATGTGTAGACCTACTCTTGTATTGGATATAAATCatagcatttattttatctaaccTATTTGTACTAAACGATgtgtaagtaattttttacatgtttaattttttgtttaaatctATTTTAGAGTTAATCAAAGTTCCATCTATGTACCTTCGTGATCGGTTCATGAAGCTGTGTGTACGATAAGAGTTTGATTGTAAGAGAATCACAACCTACCTATtctattatacctactaaacatTTTCTATACAAGactagttttattttgtgGTAGCACTCGCAGCGACGCGGCTGTCATGTATCCGGGACGAGGAACGGATCGTCACAAATTGTAAGATATGTGAGTATATAAACTTATACACTCGCGAATTGGCATTAATCAAACActatatatactatatataacataatttattattaataataaaataaaaatcttacTTTTAAGCATTAGGACAGTAATTGTATcaataaacattaattaataatgcaatTAGACAGTAACCTTTACTATTGTCATAGTTAGGTgatttatttttcagtttatGTTTATGAGTATGTAAAAAgtgaataaatgaaaaatgtaACGCCTACACTGTGACTGCGCGGGCCTGCCGCGGGGGTGagggcggggcgcgggcggagGCCCCGGCGACAAGCTCGCATGTTGCTAGGTAGGTTTTTTACTGTTATGTAACAATATGTGTACGTAAAACtaataaagataatattagcGCAGTTCTACATTCAAACCCGAACCTACATTTAAGTAAGCTTTCACATTGAATTTTTTAAAGAGTGAATGGAGGAGTTACGTGAGTTTCTTGATTCAGATAATGTCTTCAGGGTTAAGGCGCATCCCTATGATGTGCGTGTGATGTTCAGTGGCCGCGggccgggcgcggcgcggcgccacCTAGCGGCCAGTAGCGGACTCGCTCCACGCACAGACACCGCCCCGCCCGGCAGACCCGCACTGTcaccagcgccatctagtgagcGCGACGTGCAGGCGACAGCAAGCATTGTATCTGTCGGCCGCCGCCACTGAACATTGAAACTACGCTTCGTTATTCCGAGTGAATGTGATGTAAATTTTGTACACTGCCGCCGCATTGTTTGTTCGCTCGAATCACATTTAGTTTATAAGATTTGGTACAGTAACTAAGACGCACACGCGCCACGGCATGTCCTGGCTCCATTCCACTGCGCCTATGGGCGAGCGCCCGCAGCGCCGCTTCTGTGCGATGTCTCGCGCAGACTCCGCTCAAACTGTAGTCTCACTCTATACCCTGTCGAGGGAGCTACACATTCGAGGAAACCCAATTAGCGTCTGTAATCAGCGCAAACATGACGAGCGACATTCAGTTGtaacattaatattaaaaagctGAATAATTGTCACAATGTTATTATCGATTTAAAAACCAATATCACCATGCTTCATTCATATTTGCCAAAGTTAATACTAACCTCACTATTTATACCTGTATGTTCTTTGATGACTAAATTAAGATCCGCTAATCGCGGTTCGCTAAGTGGTACTGATGAGAGTACAATGTTGAGAGTATCTAATTTAGAGTTGATGACATGTAAACAATTATTTGTAGCGTGTGAGGGTGACCGGCCAGAGGGCACTAGGTACTCCTGGCCCCAGAGATCGCACAAACGCCAGCAATGTCGGTACCTATAAATTCGAACAATCTCTAAAACATAGACCATAGGCCGGTCCCATCAACAGAACAAACATTTAAGAAAGTAAAATTTTTAGTCACTAGTGGGTAATTTTTGAATGTGATTCAatcttatctttatttttctatatCGAGTGACATCTTTTGTATCCTTAATTTTTTCGTTCcgatttatattttgaaatgcATTTACTGAACGCGATGTATTTAACCAACGAtgtataattaaaaacaatattttctcTTTTTTGTATCTCGTCTGCActggtattttttattgaatttactataaatgtactttaagtgtataatttaaaataattactgaaaatgattatattctaatttttATGTTCAAATAAAAAGGCGTTTTAATTATTAACCTCTACCCCTTACACCTAAACGTAAAAAGTCTGCATAGGTTATCTAAACTAAACAATAGATTATACTCTACTGTGAGACTAACTAAAAGCTAGATAATATCTTAATAAATGGGTATAGGGTCTGATTCCCAAGCCAAGCGACTGAATTATTTCTAAAGATATGAATTTCAGTGAATGCCCTACATTCTGTCTTTGAGGtacactttattattattattattatttaactctttattgcacaaatattacaaataaaagtacaaagggtggacttaatgctaagagcattttctgccagtcaaccggCAGGAGGTACAAAGATAAAAAGTACGGGTGTgcaaaaacggaaaaaaagaTCAGTATGAATGTGAAgtgcctaaataaaaataatttttataaactttcttAATAGCGTCGCCGTGGTACACCCTTCATTTGATGCATTTTGTTTTCGAGTCTTGAGTGTGCCGGAAGGATGGCAATAGATATTGGGTCTAAACACAATATTGGCGAAAAGTGGGAGCAAGAAGCCTACCCCAAAGACAAAGGGGCGagttaagtatgtagtacATTATCGTTGCAATTTATTCGCCTCGCatgtgtgggacgccctcttGCCCTCTGGACGATCTTAGGGtcgccggtagtggctggataaggaaggcagaggaccaagtgttgtggcgctccttgggagaggcctatgttcagcagtggatgattattggctgatgatgataaatgtTTGTCTATTcctataagtaaaatattctatatttttttaggacagcatattttatgttttgtataaacCGCCATCTATTATCGAGTAGGGGaattaaaacacaaaaagctcagaataatagagcagtacattatatttcgtgtttgaaataaattgtttGATCTGTgaacttatgttttttttttatagcgtttcgtttgtttatgttaaaattCGACTTAACCTCTCCTACcgtgtaaaatattttaattaattatgaaagaCGTGATTGATGTTATGGCTCTTCAAAGTTCTAGACGAGAAAAACGTTTACCAGATTACCGTGGTGCTCCCGGACATAGCTTAGCGACACATTTTATCTTTGAGTGTGGCATCAAGTTGGGGCTTCAGCCAGCTACCGTCGCTGCCGCGGCGGTATTCTACCACAGATTCTTCAAGGAAGCTGACAAGAACGACTACGACTGCTATGTGATTTGCACAGCGTGCATCTGCGCCGCGGGGAAGTCGCGCGACGAGCCCGTGAGGCTGAGGGATGCAGTGAACGTCGCCCACAACTGCATCAACCGAGGCGCCGGTCCGCTGGAGCTGGGGGACGAGTACTGGTCGTGGCGCGGCGCGGTGGCGCAGGCCGAGCTGCTGGTGCTGCGGCTGCTGGGGTTCAACCTGGACGCGCCGGCGCCGCACCGCTATTTGCTGCACTACCTGCGCTCGCTGCAGGAGTGGTTCCCGGCGCCGCAGTGgcgcgccgcccccgtcgcGCGCACCGCCATGGCCTTCCTGCAGGACTTCCACCACTCCCCGGCGGTGCTCGACTACCGCGCGCCGCACCTGGCTGTCGCGAGCCTCACGCTGGCTCTGCATGTGCTGGGAGTGTCCGTGCCACTCGCGTCTACGCTAGATGATGATGCGGCGTGGTATTccgtatgtatttatgttatttgtcACAGATAGGCTAGTTCATACAGAATACAGATTGTGGGCATTGCAAGGCTATACATTACATTGTAATAATActagcaataataataattggacataatttaatttaatttgcatttattatcaaaatttataattcatATTGGTCATATGTACTgtatcattatttatattactgATATAaactagagatgccacgaatattcggcaactattcggtattcggcctattcggccagttttttcagtattcggtattcggccgaatagtgcgtactattcgggccgaataccgaatagtaaatgatgtaaaaaattacttgttattttaatcaaaattgtgtatttatttccaaatcacaacattttagtacttaaaattaatcagtagtaagttgttcagcattttttggtagcccacgattgcgcttttcattgtaaccatcctcagaaaataacctctcactataaacgctacttccaggtgaagaaagataagtttttgcaaatttcatAAGGTTcaggtattgttttttgtttgctgaccaccacttgtaaggatcggCCATCCGATCTAAGCGAACTCttataaaaattcaactcgtttgccacagcattctgcctcctactaattagcatttctctctgtagcgacttcttcaaagcagttccaggaacaaaaaaaacaggttgtagcgccgaatattcggcggccgaatattcggcgcttcggccggcagcgtcgccgaatattcggtattcagtattcggccaattcactattcgtggcaacactaatataaacttaaaacaGATTTATTCAAATCCAACAGTTTTGTGGAGGTAATTAACTAGATGCTGCTTATTTTCAGGTGTTCACCAAAGATTTGCAAAAGGAGAAAAACTGGGAAATAATGGAAAAGATAATGCAGGTGTACAGCCGGGAACCAGAGCCAATATAATGTGTGTGATgtgatataataattaactttagaAAGTAAGTTCattcaataaaaacaatgataATTTATGTTCTTGGCTTATTTTTACCATGCAGGTGAGATTGGTTGCTTGCAGTTGTATGATAATAtgatacaaaaacattaatttcatgtGGGTTCATTCTGCTGTTTCAAACAGAAAGATGAAACAACTATGTCATATTGCGTGGAGACTCAAAGCAAAAAAACTTAGAATCTCTGGTTTCTCTCCTAAGTAAACCAGGTTGTCTACTAGCTTTCTGGTGTGAACTTGGGTGGCTAAACCCATTGGTATTGCACACATAATGGCCCACCTCAGGAatcaaaaactaaaaatctGCTCACCATCATAGATCCTACAGCAATTTTCCTGAAAGCcaagttaattttgttttaaactaaGTACTTGTCTATCCCACGTCGccttagggtgcttttccaccagagatgtgctatgctacgatgctatggatgcgtttgatatccaccaatcataattattggtgcacatagcttagcactggtggaaacggattcaactaagatatgttttttgtatggaatgatgcgtgctatggatgtgtgctatggatgcgtgctatggaccatcgcgagtggtgtagctatggcgccgccgcccccgtcgtttccctactatcgatacatagcatagctcgagatgcgcatctttctcgcacagctactttgcggcggcgcatcttcgtagcgcatcttcctcgcacagctacctagcgtagtattggtggaaacggtcacatattttcgtagcgtagatatcacatcttcgcagcatagctgcatagcacatctctggtggaaaagcacccttaatTAGATTTCCATAAAAatttacatcatcatcatcataatcagccaataatcatccactgctggacataggcctctcccaaggagcgccacaaaactcggtcctcggccttcctcatccaaccactacccgccacccgcctaaggtcgtcagtccagcgggcaggagggcgtcccacgctgcgtttgcctgttcgtggtctccactcgagaactcgtctaccccaacggttatcggttcttcggcagatatgaccagcccactgccacttcagcttgcatattttgacagctatgtcggtaaccttagtcctctgacggataacctcatttctgatacgatccatcagagaaaccccaagcatagctctctccatagcacgctgagcgactttaaatcggtggaccagtccgtcatcactggcaggacgcactggttgaagacttttgtcttcaggctctgaggaatggccgaggagaatatgtgacgaagtttcccgaatgcagcccaacccagttggatgcgccttgcagcctccttgtcgaagttgcttctgcctagccgaatagtctgcccgaggtagacatattcttgcacaacttcgattgttgcctcaccaacggcgaccggctccggtttgatgtgagcattgtacaagttcataccgaggccaactcgtcgggaagcagcatttaggccacttagcatccagctgagttcctgcagagattctgccataataacgatgtcgtccgcgaagcggaggtgtgacatgtactcgccatttatacatatgccatgtcctttccagtccaacgtcttaaagacatcttccaatgcattggtgaacagtttcggagatatcacatccccctgtctcaatccacgttgcagttggataggtcttgtcttgtggtcctgtacttggacagtcatagtagcggcattgtacagacatctcaacacctcgatatagcgccaatcgatttggcatctctgcaaggattccaaaactgcccaggtctcgatggagtcgaaggctttttcatagtcaacaaaggctagacacagaggctgattatactcttcggtcttctgtataatctgccttactgtgtggatgtggtctattgtactaaagccttttcgaaacccagcctgctctgggggctggaactcgtctaacttttgggcaagacggttcgtgataacccttgagaacagcttcAACAGcttgtatatgtcgcaggcaactggtttaatctcctgtttgattgaaccactagcccgttcattggatggcgctattcagttgtatgactaaaggacaactcgtcaagtcgttgattgtaacgttcgacgtcttgactgaacgtcattcagcgaagtcgttgaatgggatatagtatagcaactttgtaatgtctggttagggtgaacatcaccagacaagagtcaacaaaaagactatgttacaaagctcttatctcacaaattaactaaacaataacaataaacgttccttcatattgttgttcataattatccagtttcgccactttttttctttgaaactatccgcccgcggcgtaataataggtaaatccatgttggcacactattttaacacaaataacgcactttaaagctaatttatttgcaaaaaactaacaatataggtgctttttgtgtcagctgttagctgttagacgccatatttgttttattcaccacctgactgattttaagtcagctaactagttggacgttttgtgacgcttgtacaatcaacgttcggcctagtcatacaactgaacagcgccatccaatgaacgggctagtggttcaatcaaacaggagattaaaccagttgcctgcgacatatacatggcttaaaagcgagatcggtctatagttcttcagaagggttttgtcacccttcttaaagaacaataccacgacgctctcagaccatgcctccggtgtaatgccattgtgaagaaccgaattgaagagcctctggagctgttcgaggattgcaatacctccagctttcagaagctctgtagtaattccgtcttcacccggagccttgttgtttttaagctgctcaAGGGCTATCCTAATCTCGCCTGTGTCGACGTCAGGGATGTCGTCAGTGTAGTGGCGTATAGTGGCGTTCTGGAATCGGTGAGCTGAGCCACAGACTTCTGCGCGTGTGAAGCATAAAGTTGTCCGTAAAAACCTTCAATTTCGGCAAGAACCTCCGGCTTAGAGGCAACGATATTACCATCTGCAGACTTCAACTTCGTCAAGTGGCTTCTCCCAAGTTGCTGAACGAAGACTTTTGACCCCCGATTTTGCTCAATTGCTGCTTCTATGGCGCGTGTGTTGGAGCGACGGAGATCTCTTCGTATCAGCTTCTTTATACGCTTGTTGAGTACCCGTAGTTCTGACGAAGTGTCACCTGCCGACGGAAATTCGCGTCTCTGCCTCATAAGCTCGAGTGTCTCGCTTGAAAGTTTAGACTCCTTGCT
Protein-coding regions in this window:
- the LOC105383315 gene encoding cyclin-Q; the protein is MKDVIDVMALQSSRREKRLPDYRGAPGHSLATHFIFECGIKLGLQPATVAAAAVFYHRFFKEADKNDYDCYVICTACICAAGKSRDEPVRLRDAVNVAHNCINRGAGPLELGDEYWSWRGAVAQAELLVLRLLGFNLDAPAPHRYLLHYLRSLQEWFPAPQWRAAPVARTAMAFLQDFHHSPAVLDYRAPHLAVASLTLALHVLGVSVPLASTLDDDAAWYSVFTKDLQKEKNWEIMEKIMQVYSREPEPI